A single Bos mutus isolate GX-2022 chromosome 25, NWIPB_WYAK_1.1, whole genome shotgun sequence DNA region contains:
- the AXIN1 gene encoding axin-1 isoform X1 translates to MNIQEQGFPLDLGASFTEDAPRPPVPGEEGELVSTDPRPVSHSFCSGKGAGIKGETSTATPRRSDLDLGYEPEGSASPTPPYLKWAESLHSLLDDQDGINLFRTFLKQEDCADLLDFWFACSGFRKLEPCDSNEEKRLKLARAIYRKYILDNNGIVSRQTKPATKSFIKDCISKQQIDPAMFDQAQTEVQSTMEENTYPSFLKSDIYLEYTRTGSESPKLCSDQSSGSGTGKGVPGYLPTLNEDEEWKCDREVDEDSGRDPAPPGRLTQKLLLETAAPRASSSRRYSEGREFRCGSWREPVNPYYVNSGYALAPATSANDSEQQSLSSDADSLSLTDSSVDGVPPYRTRRQHRREMQESVQANGRVPLPHIPRTYRMPKEVRVEPQKFAAELIHRLEAVQRTREAEEELEERLKRVRMQEEEGEDSDMPSGPQGASHKLPSAPAWHHFPSRYADVGCTGLRDAHEENPESILDEHVQRVMRTPGCQSPGPGHRSPDSAHVPKIGMLGGAMPGHGKHAPKLGAKLDPTGLHLHRHGHHHGHHGAARPKEPAEAEAARRVPGSFAWGPELHSHAAKPRSHVESTGAPPAGGDGLAYGGKVGTTSKRNSKKAELGKSSSTEAPGPSEDAEKNQKIMQWIIEGEKEISRHRKAGHGSSGAKKQQAHESSRPLSIERPGAVHPWVSAQLRSSVQPSHLFIQDPTMPPNPAPNPLTQLEEARRRLEEEEKRASKAPSKQRYVQEVIQRGRCCVRPACTPVLSAVPAVSDLELSETETKSQRKAGGGSTQPCDSIVVAYYFCGEPIPYRTLVRGRAVTLGQFKELLTKKGNYRFYFKKVSDEFECGVVFEEVREDTAVLPVFEEKIIGKVEKVD, encoded by the exons ATGAATATCCAGGAGCAGGGTTTCCCCTTGGACCTCGGAGCAAGTTTCACCGAAGATGCCCCCCGACCCCCAGTGCCTGGTGAGGAGGGTGAACTGGTGTCCACAGACCCCAGGCCCGTCAGCCACAGCTTCTGCTCTGGGAAAGGCGCTGGGATTAAAGGGGAGACTTCCACAGCCACTCCGAGGCGCTCGGACCTGGACCTGGGGTACGAGCCTGAGGGCAGCGCGTCGCCCACCCCTCCGTACTTGAAGTGGGCCGAGTCGCTGCACTCCCTGCTGGACGATCAAGACGGCATAAACCTGTTTAGGACTTTCCTGAAACAGGAGGACTGTGCCGACCTCCTGGACTTCTGGTTTGCCTGCAGCGGCTTCAGAAAACTGGAGCCCTGTGACTCGAATGAAGAGAAGAGGCTGAAGCTGGCCAGAGCCATCTACCGCAAATACATCCTTGATAACAACGGCATTGTGTCCCGGCAGACCAAGCCCGCCACCAAGAGCTTCATAAAGGACTGCATCTCGAAGCAGCAGATCGACCCCGCCATGTTCGACCAGGCGCAGACGGAGGTCCAGTCCACCATGGAGGAGAACACCTACCCCTCCTTCCTCAAGTCCGACATTTACCTGGAGTACACGAGGACAGGCTCGGAGAGCCCGAAGCTCTGCAGTGACCAGAGCTCTGGGTCAGGGACAGGGAAGGGTGTCCCCGGGTACCTGCCCACGCTGAACGAAGACGAGGAATGGAAGTGTGACCGGGAGGTGGATGAAGACAGTGGCCGGGACCCTGCTCCGCCCGGCAGGCTCACGCAGAAGCTGCTCCTGGAGACGGCCGCCCCGAGGGCCTCCTCGAGTAGACGGTACAGCGAAGGAAGAGAGTTCAG GTGTGGATCGTGGCGGGAGCCCGTCAACCCCTACTACGTCAACTCTGGCTACGCCCTCGCCCCCGCCACCAGCGCCAATGACAGCGAGCAGCAGAGCCTGTCCAGCGACGCTGACAGCCTGTCCCTCACCGACAGCAGCGT GGATGGAGTCCCACCCTACAGGACCCGCAGGCAGCACCGCCGGGAGATGCAGGAAAGCGTCCAGGCCAACGGGCGGGTGCCTCTACCTCACATTCCT CGCACATACCGAATGCCAAAGGAAGTCCGCGTGGAGCCCCAGAAGTTCGCGGCAGAGCTCATCCACCGCCTGGAGGCCGTGCAGCGGACGCGGGAGGccgaggaggagctggaggagcgGCTGAAGCGTGTCCGCATG caggaggaggaaggcgAGGACAGCGACATGCCCTCTGGCCCCCAGGGCGCCAGCCATAAGCTGCCCTCGGCCCCGGCCTGGCACCACTTCCCCTCCCGCTACGCGGACGTGGGCTGCACAGGGCTGCGGGACGCGCACGAGGAGAACCCCGAGAGCATCCTGGACGAGCACGTGCAGCGAGTCATGAGGACGCCTGGCTGCCAGTCGCCGGGGCCCGGTCACCGCTCCCCAGACAGCGCGCATGTGCCCAAGATTGGGATGCTGGGGGGTGCCATGCCCGGGCATGGAAAGCATGCGCCCAAGTTGGGGGCAAAGCTGGACCCGACTGGGCTGCACCTCCACAGACACGGCCACCACCACGGCCACCACGGCGCGGCCCGGCCCAAGGAGCCAGCTGAGGCTGAGGCCGCCCGCCGGGTCCCGGGCAGCTTCGCCTGGGGCCCGGAGCTGCACAGTCACGCAGCCAAGCCCCGCAGCCATGTGGAGAGCACGGGTGCCCCCCCTGCCGGTGGCGACGGCCTGGCCTACGG TGGGAAGGTGGGCACGACCTCCAAGAGAAACTCCAAGAAGGCGGAGTTGGGGAAGAGCAGCAGCACAGAGGCGCCAGGCCCGTCTGAGGATGCGGAGAAGAACCAGAAGATCATGCAGTGGATCATCGAGGGCGAGAAGGAGATCAGCCGGCACCGGAAGGCGGGTCACGG GTCGTCCGGGGCTAAGAAGCAGCAGGCCCACGAGAGCTCCAGGCCCCTGTCCATTGAGCGCCCTGGGGCGGTGCACCCCTGGGTCAGTGCCCAGCTCCGGAGTTCGGTGCAGCCTTCGCATCTCTTCATTCAAGACCCCACGATGCCACCCaaccctgcccccaaccccctgACGCAGCTGGAGGAGGCACGCCGgcgcctggaggaggaggagaagagggccagCAAGGCGCCCTCGAAGCAGAG GTATGTGCAGGAGGTCATCCAGCGGGGGCGCTGCTGCGTCAGGCCAGCGTGCACGCCCGTGCTGAGCGCCGTGCCGGCGGTGTCCGACCTGGAGCTCTCCGAGACAGA GACGAAATCACAGAGGAAGGCGGGAGGTGGGAGTACCCAGCCATGCGACAGCATCGTCGTGGCCTACTACTTCTGCGGAGAGCCCATCCCCTACCGGACCCTGGTGCGGGGCCGCGCGGTCACCCTGGGCCAGTTCAAGGAGCTGCTGACCAAGAAGGGCAACTACAG GTTCTACTTCAAGAAAGTGAGCGACGAGTTCGAGTGCGGCGTGGTGTTCGAAGAGGTGCGTGAGGACACGGCTGTGCTGCCCGTCTTCGAGGAGAAGATCATCGGCAAGGTGGAGAAGGTGGACTGA
- the AXIN1 gene encoding axin-1 isoform X2 — protein MNIQEQGFPLDLGASFTEDAPRPPVPGEEGELVSTDPRPVSHSFCSGKGAGIKGETSTATPRRSDLDLGYEPEGSASPTPPYLKWAESLHSLLDDQDGINLFRTFLKQEDCADLLDFWFACSGFRKLEPCDSNEEKRLKLARAIYRKYILDNNGIVSRQTKPATKSFIKDCISKQQIDPAMFDQAQTEVQSTMEENTYPSFLKSDIYLEYTRTGSESPKLCSDQSSGSGTGKGVPGYLPTLNEDEEWKCDREVDEDSGRDPAPPGRLTQKLLLETAAPRASSSRRYSEGREFRCGSWREPVNPYYVNSGYALAPATSANDSEQQSLSSDADSLSLTDSSVDGVPPYRTRRQHRREMQESVQANGRVPLPHIPRTYRMPKEVRVEPQKFAAELIHRLEAVQRTREAEEELEERLKRVRMEEEGEDSDMPSGPQGASHKLPSAPAWHHFPSRYADVGCTGLRDAHEENPESILDEHVQRVMRTPGCQSPGPGHRSPDSAHVPKIGMLGGAMPGHGKHAPKLGAKLDPTGLHLHRHGHHHGHHGAARPKEPAEAEAARRVPGSFAWGPELHSHAAKPRSHVESTGAPPAGGDGLAYGGKVGTTSKRNSKKAELGKSSSTEAPGPSEDAEKNQKIMQWIIEGEKEISRHRKAGHGSSGAKKQQAHESSRPLSIERPGAVHPWVSAQLRSSVQPSHLFIQDPTMPPNPAPNPLTQLEEARRRLEEEEKRASKAPSKQRYVQEVIQRGRCCVRPACTPVLSAVPAVSDLELSETETKSQRKAGGGSTQPCDSIVVAYYFCGEPIPYRTLVRGRAVTLGQFKELLTKKGNYRFYFKKVSDEFECGVVFEEVREDTAVLPVFEEKIIGKVEKVD, from the exons ATGAATATCCAGGAGCAGGGTTTCCCCTTGGACCTCGGAGCAAGTTTCACCGAAGATGCCCCCCGACCCCCAGTGCCTGGTGAGGAGGGTGAACTGGTGTCCACAGACCCCAGGCCCGTCAGCCACAGCTTCTGCTCTGGGAAAGGCGCTGGGATTAAAGGGGAGACTTCCACAGCCACTCCGAGGCGCTCGGACCTGGACCTGGGGTACGAGCCTGAGGGCAGCGCGTCGCCCACCCCTCCGTACTTGAAGTGGGCCGAGTCGCTGCACTCCCTGCTGGACGATCAAGACGGCATAAACCTGTTTAGGACTTTCCTGAAACAGGAGGACTGTGCCGACCTCCTGGACTTCTGGTTTGCCTGCAGCGGCTTCAGAAAACTGGAGCCCTGTGACTCGAATGAAGAGAAGAGGCTGAAGCTGGCCAGAGCCATCTACCGCAAATACATCCTTGATAACAACGGCATTGTGTCCCGGCAGACCAAGCCCGCCACCAAGAGCTTCATAAAGGACTGCATCTCGAAGCAGCAGATCGACCCCGCCATGTTCGACCAGGCGCAGACGGAGGTCCAGTCCACCATGGAGGAGAACACCTACCCCTCCTTCCTCAAGTCCGACATTTACCTGGAGTACACGAGGACAGGCTCGGAGAGCCCGAAGCTCTGCAGTGACCAGAGCTCTGGGTCAGGGACAGGGAAGGGTGTCCCCGGGTACCTGCCCACGCTGAACGAAGACGAGGAATGGAAGTGTGACCGGGAGGTGGATGAAGACAGTGGCCGGGACCCTGCTCCGCCCGGCAGGCTCACGCAGAAGCTGCTCCTGGAGACGGCCGCCCCGAGGGCCTCCTCGAGTAGACGGTACAGCGAAGGAAGAGAGTTCAG GTGTGGATCGTGGCGGGAGCCCGTCAACCCCTACTACGTCAACTCTGGCTACGCCCTCGCCCCCGCCACCAGCGCCAATGACAGCGAGCAGCAGAGCCTGTCCAGCGACGCTGACAGCCTGTCCCTCACCGACAGCAGCGT GGATGGAGTCCCACCCTACAGGACCCGCAGGCAGCACCGCCGGGAGATGCAGGAAAGCGTCCAGGCCAACGGGCGGGTGCCTCTACCTCACATTCCT CGCACATACCGAATGCCAAAGGAAGTCCGCGTGGAGCCCCAGAAGTTCGCGGCAGAGCTCATCCACCGCCTGGAGGCCGTGCAGCGGACGCGGGAGGccgaggaggagctggaggagcgGCTGAAGCGTGTCCGCATG gaggaggaaggcgAGGACAGCGACATGCCCTCTGGCCCCCAGGGCGCCAGCCATAAGCTGCCCTCGGCCCCGGCCTGGCACCACTTCCCCTCCCGCTACGCGGACGTGGGCTGCACAGGGCTGCGGGACGCGCACGAGGAGAACCCCGAGAGCATCCTGGACGAGCACGTGCAGCGAGTCATGAGGACGCCTGGCTGCCAGTCGCCGGGGCCCGGTCACCGCTCCCCAGACAGCGCGCATGTGCCCAAGATTGGGATGCTGGGGGGTGCCATGCCCGGGCATGGAAAGCATGCGCCCAAGTTGGGGGCAAAGCTGGACCCGACTGGGCTGCACCTCCACAGACACGGCCACCACCACGGCCACCACGGCGCGGCCCGGCCCAAGGAGCCAGCTGAGGCTGAGGCCGCCCGCCGGGTCCCGGGCAGCTTCGCCTGGGGCCCGGAGCTGCACAGTCACGCAGCCAAGCCCCGCAGCCATGTGGAGAGCACGGGTGCCCCCCCTGCCGGTGGCGACGGCCTGGCCTACGG TGGGAAGGTGGGCACGACCTCCAAGAGAAACTCCAAGAAGGCGGAGTTGGGGAAGAGCAGCAGCACAGAGGCGCCAGGCCCGTCTGAGGATGCGGAGAAGAACCAGAAGATCATGCAGTGGATCATCGAGGGCGAGAAGGAGATCAGCCGGCACCGGAAGGCGGGTCACGG GTCGTCCGGGGCTAAGAAGCAGCAGGCCCACGAGAGCTCCAGGCCCCTGTCCATTGAGCGCCCTGGGGCGGTGCACCCCTGGGTCAGTGCCCAGCTCCGGAGTTCGGTGCAGCCTTCGCATCTCTTCATTCAAGACCCCACGATGCCACCCaaccctgcccccaaccccctgACGCAGCTGGAGGAGGCACGCCGgcgcctggaggaggaggagaagagggccagCAAGGCGCCCTCGAAGCAGAG GTATGTGCAGGAGGTCATCCAGCGGGGGCGCTGCTGCGTCAGGCCAGCGTGCACGCCCGTGCTGAGCGCCGTGCCGGCGGTGTCCGACCTGGAGCTCTCCGAGACAGA GACGAAATCACAGAGGAAGGCGGGAGGTGGGAGTACCCAGCCATGCGACAGCATCGTCGTGGCCTACTACTTCTGCGGAGAGCCCATCCCCTACCGGACCCTGGTGCGGGGCCGCGCGGTCACCCTGGGCCAGTTCAAGGAGCTGCTGACCAAGAAGGGCAACTACAG GTTCTACTTCAAGAAAGTGAGCGACGAGTTCGAGTGCGGCGTGGTGTTCGAAGAGGTGCGTGAGGACACGGCTGTGCTGCCCGTCTTCGAGGAGAAGATCATCGGCAAGGTGGAGAAGGTGGACTGA
- the AXIN1 gene encoding axin-1 isoform X4 yields the protein MNIQEQGFPLDLGASFTEDAPRPPVPGEEGELVSTDPRPVSHSFCSGKGAGIKGETSTATPRRSDLDLGYEPEGSASPTPPYLKWAESLHSLLDDQDGINLFRTFLKQEDCADLLDFWFACSGFRKLEPCDSNEEKRLKLARAIYRKYILDNNGIVSRQTKPATKSFIKDCISKQQIDPAMFDQAQTEVQSTMEENTYPSFLKSDIYLEYTRTGSESPKLCSDQSSGSGTGKGVPGYLPTLNEDEEWKCDREVDEDSGRDPAPPGRLTQKLLLETAAPRASSSRRYSEGREFRCGSWREPVNPYYVNSGYALAPATSANDSEQQSLSSDADSLSLTDSSVDGVPPYRTRRQHRREMQESVQANGRVPLPHIPRTYRMPKEVRVEPQKFAAELIHRLEAVQRTREAEEELEERLKRVRMEEEGEDSDMPSGPQGASHKLPSAPAWHHFPSRYADVGCTGLRDAHEENPESILDEHVQRVMRTPGCQSPGPGHRSPDSAHVPKIGMLGGAMPGHGKHAPKLGAKLDPTGLHLHRHGHHHGHHGAARPKEPAEAEAARRVPGSFAWGPELHSHAAKPRSHVESTGAPPAGGDGLAYGGKVGTTSKRNSKKAELGKSSSTEAPGPSEDAEKNQKIMQWIIEGEKEISRHRKAGHGSSGAKKQQAHESSRPLSIERPGAVHPWVSAQLRSSVQPSHLFIQDPTMPPNPAPNPLTQLEEARRRLEEEEKRASKAPSKQRTKSQRKAGGGSTQPCDSIVVAYYFCGEPIPYRTLVRGRAVTLGQFKELLTKKGNYRFYFKKVSDEFECGVVFEEVREDTAVLPVFEEKIIGKVEKVD from the exons ATGAATATCCAGGAGCAGGGTTTCCCCTTGGACCTCGGAGCAAGTTTCACCGAAGATGCCCCCCGACCCCCAGTGCCTGGTGAGGAGGGTGAACTGGTGTCCACAGACCCCAGGCCCGTCAGCCACAGCTTCTGCTCTGGGAAAGGCGCTGGGATTAAAGGGGAGACTTCCACAGCCACTCCGAGGCGCTCGGACCTGGACCTGGGGTACGAGCCTGAGGGCAGCGCGTCGCCCACCCCTCCGTACTTGAAGTGGGCCGAGTCGCTGCACTCCCTGCTGGACGATCAAGACGGCATAAACCTGTTTAGGACTTTCCTGAAACAGGAGGACTGTGCCGACCTCCTGGACTTCTGGTTTGCCTGCAGCGGCTTCAGAAAACTGGAGCCCTGTGACTCGAATGAAGAGAAGAGGCTGAAGCTGGCCAGAGCCATCTACCGCAAATACATCCTTGATAACAACGGCATTGTGTCCCGGCAGACCAAGCCCGCCACCAAGAGCTTCATAAAGGACTGCATCTCGAAGCAGCAGATCGACCCCGCCATGTTCGACCAGGCGCAGACGGAGGTCCAGTCCACCATGGAGGAGAACACCTACCCCTCCTTCCTCAAGTCCGACATTTACCTGGAGTACACGAGGACAGGCTCGGAGAGCCCGAAGCTCTGCAGTGACCAGAGCTCTGGGTCAGGGACAGGGAAGGGTGTCCCCGGGTACCTGCCCACGCTGAACGAAGACGAGGAATGGAAGTGTGACCGGGAGGTGGATGAAGACAGTGGCCGGGACCCTGCTCCGCCCGGCAGGCTCACGCAGAAGCTGCTCCTGGAGACGGCCGCCCCGAGGGCCTCCTCGAGTAGACGGTACAGCGAAGGAAGAGAGTTCAG GTGTGGATCGTGGCGGGAGCCCGTCAACCCCTACTACGTCAACTCTGGCTACGCCCTCGCCCCCGCCACCAGCGCCAATGACAGCGAGCAGCAGAGCCTGTCCAGCGACGCTGACAGCCTGTCCCTCACCGACAGCAGCGT GGATGGAGTCCCACCCTACAGGACCCGCAGGCAGCACCGCCGGGAGATGCAGGAAAGCGTCCAGGCCAACGGGCGGGTGCCTCTACCTCACATTCCT CGCACATACCGAATGCCAAAGGAAGTCCGCGTGGAGCCCCAGAAGTTCGCGGCAGAGCTCATCCACCGCCTGGAGGCCGTGCAGCGGACGCGGGAGGccgaggaggagctggaggagcgGCTGAAGCGTGTCCGCATG gaggaggaaggcgAGGACAGCGACATGCCCTCTGGCCCCCAGGGCGCCAGCCATAAGCTGCCCTCGGCCCCGGCCTGGCACCACTTCCCCTCCCGCTACGCGGACGTGGGCTGCACAGGGCTGCGGGACGCGCACGAGGAGAACCCCGAGAGCATCCTGGACGAGCACGTGCAGCGAGTCATGAGGACGCCTGGCTGCCAGTCGCCGGGGCCCGGTCACCGCTCCCCAGACAGCGCGCATGTGCCCAAGATTGGGATGCTGGGGGGTGCCATGCCCGGGCATGGAAAGCATGCGCCCAAGTTGGGGGCAAAGCTGGACCCGACTGGGCTGCACCTCCACAGACACGGCCACCACCACGGCCACCACGGCGCGGCCCGGCCCAAGGAGCCAGCTGAGGCTGAGGCCGCCCGCCGGGTCCCGGGCAGCTTCGCCTGGGGCCCGGAGCTGCACAGTCACGCAGCCAAGCCCCGCAGCCATGTGGAGAGCACGGGTGCCCCCCCTGCCGGTGGCGACGGCCTGGCCTACGG TGGGAAGGTGGGCACGACCTCCAAGAGAAACTCCAAGAAGGCGGAGTTGGGGAAGAGCAGCAGCACAGAGGCGCCAGGCCCGTCTGAGGATGCGGAGAAGAACCAGAAGATCATGCAGTGGATCATCGAGGGCGAGAAGGAGATCAGCCGGCACCGGAAGGCGGGTCACGG GTCGTCCGGGGCTAAGAAGCAGCAGGCCCACGAGAGCTCCAGGCCCCTGTCCATTGAGCGCCCTGGGGCGGTGCACCCCTGGGTCAGTGCCCAGCTCCGGAGTTCGGTGCAGCCTTCGCATCTCTTCATTCAAGACCCCACGATGCCACCCaaccctgcccccaaccccctgACGCAGCTGGAGGAGGCACGCCGgcgcctggaggaggaggagaagagggccagCAAGGCGCCCTCGAAGCAGAG GACGAAATCACAGAGGAAGGCGGGAGGTGGGAGTACCCAGCCATGCGACAGCATCGTCGTGGCCTACTACTTCTGCGGAGAGCCCATCCCCTACCGGACCCTGGTGCGGGGCCGCGCGGTCACCCTGGGCCAGTTCAAGGAGCTGCTGACCAAGAAGGGCAACTACAG GTTCTACTTCAAGAAAGTGAGCGACGAGTTCGAGTGCGGCGTGGTGTTCGAAGAGGTGCGTGAGGACACGGCTGTGCTGCCCGTCTTCGAGGAGAAGATCATCGGCAAGGTGGAGAAGGTGGACTGA
- the AXIN1 gene encoding axin-1 isoform X3: MNIQEQGFPLDLGASFTEDAPRPPVPGEEGELVSTDPRPVSHSFCSGKGAGIKGETSTATPRRSDLDLGYEPEGSASPTPPYLKWAESLHSLLDDQDGINLFRTFLKQEDCADLLDFWFACSGFRKLEPCDSNEEKRLKLARAIYRKYILDNNGIVSRQTKPATKSFIKDCISKQQIDPAMFDQAQTEVQSTMEENTYPSFLKSDIYLEYTRTGSESPKLCSDQSSGSGTGKGVPGYLPTLNEDEEWKCDREVDEDSGRDPAPPGRLTQKLLLETAAPRASSSRRYSEGREFRCGSWREPVNPYYVNSGYALAPATSANDSEQQSLSSDADSLSLTDSSVDGVPPYRTRRQHRREMQESVQANGRVPLPHIPRTYRMPKEVRVEPQKFAAELIHRLEAVQRTREAEEELEERLKRVRMQEEEGEDSDMPSGPQGASHKLPSAPAWHHFPSRYADVGCTGLRDAHEENPESILDEHVQRVMRTPGCQSPGPGHRSPDSAHVPKIGMLGGAMPGHGKHAPKLGAKLDPTGLHLHRHGHHHGHHGAARPKEPAEAEAARRVPGSFAWGPELHSHAAKPRSHVESTGAPPAGGDGLAYGGKVGTTSKRNSKKAELGKSSSTEAPGPSEDAEKNQKIMQWIIEGEKEISRHRKAGHGSSGAKKQQAHESSRPLSIERPGAVHPWVSAQLRSSVQPSHLFIQDPTMPPNPAPNPLTQLEEARRRLEEEEKRASKAPSKQRTKSQRKAGGGSTQPCDSIVVAYYFCGEPIPYRTLVRGRAVTLGQFKELLTKKGNYRFYFKKVSDEFECGVVFEEVREDTAVLPVFEEKIIGKVEKVD, from the exons ATGAATATCCAGGAGCAGGGTTTCCCCTTGGACCTCGGAGCAAGTTTCACCGAAGATGCCCCCCGACCCCCAGTGCCTGGTGAGGAGGGTGAACTGGTGTCCACAGACCCCAGGCCCGTCAGCCACAGCTTCTGCTCTGGGAAAGGCGCTGGGATTAAAGGGGAGACTTCCACAGCCACTCCGAGGCGCTCGGACCTGGACCTGGGGTACGAGCCTGAGGGCAGCGCGTCGCCCACCCCTCCGTACTTGAAGTGGGCCGAGTCGCTGCACTCCCTGCTGGACGATCAAGACGGCATAAACCTGTTTAGGACTTTCCTGAAACAGGAGGACTGTGCCGACCTCCTGGACTTCTGGTTTGCCTGCAGCGGCTTCAGAAAACTGGAGCCCTGTGACTCGAATGAAGAGAAGAGGCTGAAGCTGGCCAGAGCCATCTACCGCAAATACATCCTTGATAACAACGGCATTGTGTCCCGGCAGACCAAGCCCGCCACCAAGAGCTTCATAAAGGACTGCATCTCGAAGCAGCAGATCGACCCCGCCATGTTCGACCAGGCGCAGACGGAGGTCCAGTCCACCATGGAGGAGAACACCTACCCCTCCTTCCTCAAGTCCGACATTTACCTGGAGTACACGAGGACAGGCTCGGAGAGCCCGAAGCTCTGCAGTGACCAGAGCTCTGGGTCAGGGACAGGGAAGGGTGTCCCCGGGTACCTGCCCACGCTGAACGAAGACGAGGAATGGAAGTGTGACCGGGAGGTGGATGAAGACAGTGGCCGGGACCCTGCTCCGCCCGGCAGGCTCACGCAGAAGCTGCTCCTGGAGACGGCCGCCCCGAGGGCCTCCTCGAGTAGACGGTACAGCGAAGGAAGAGAGTTCAG GTGTGGATCGTGGCGGGAGCCCGTCAACCCCTACTACGTCAACTCTGGCTACGCCCTCGCCCCCGCCACCAGCGCCAATGACAGCGAGCAGCAGAGCCTGTCCAGCGACGCTGACAGCCTGTCCCTCACCGACAGCAGCGT GGATGGAGTCCCACCCTACAGGACCCGCAGGCAGCACCGCCGGGAGATGCAGGAAAGCGTCCAGGCCAACGGGCGGGTGCCTCTACCTCACATTCCT CGCACATACCGAATGCCAAAGGAAGTCCGCGTGGAGCCCCAGAAGTTCGCGGCAGAGCTCATCCACCGCCTGGAGGCCGTGCAGCGGACGCGGGAGGccgaggaggagctggaggagcgGCTGAAGCGTGTCCGCATG caggaggaggaaggcgAGGACAGCGACATGCCCTCTGGCCCCCAGGGCGCCAGCCATAAGCTGCCCTCGGCCCCGGCCTGGCACCACTTCCCCTCCCGCTACGCGGACGTGGGCTGCACAGGGCTGCGGGACGCGCACGAGGAGAACCCCGAGAGCATCCTGGACGAGCACGTGCAGCGAGTCATGAGGACGCCTGGCTGCCAGTCGCCGGGGCCCGGTCACCGCTCCCCAGACAGCGCGCATGTGCCCAAGATTGGGATGCTGGGGGGTGCCATGCCCGGGCATGGAAAGCATGCGCCCAAGTTGGGGGCAAAGCTGGACCCGACTGGGCTGCACCTCCACAGACACGGCCACCACCACGGCCACCACGGCGCGGCCCGGCCCAAGGAGCCAGCTGAGGCTGAGGCCGCCCGCCGGGTCCCGGGCAGCTTCGCCTGGGGCCCGGAGCTGCACAGTCACGCAGCCAAGCCCCGCAGCCATGTGGAGAGCACGGGTGCCCCCCCTGCCGGTGGCGACGGCCTGGCCTACGG TGGGAAGGTGGGCACGACCTCCAAGAGAAACTCCAAGAAGGCGGAGTTGGGGAAGAGCAGCAGCACAGAGGCGCCAGGCCCGTCTGAGGATGCGGAGAAGAACCAGAAGATCATGCAGTGGATCATCGAGGGCGAGAAGGAGATCAGCCGGCACCGGAAGGCGGGTCACGG GTCGTCCGGGGCTAAGAAGCAGCAGGCCCACGAGAGCTCCAGGCCCCTGTCCATTGAGCGCCCTGGGGCGGTGCACCCCTGGGTCAGTGCCCAGCTCCGGAGTTCGGTGCAGCCTTCGCATCTCTTCATTCAAGACCCCACGATGCCACCCaaccctgcccccaaccccctgACGCAGCTGGAGGAGGCACGCCGgcgcctggaggaggaggagaagagggccagCAAGGCGCCCTCGAAGCAGAG GACGAAATCACAGAGGAAGGCGGGAGGTGGGAGTACCCAGCCATGCGACAGCATCGTCGTGGCCTACTACTTCTGCGGAGAGCCCATCCCCTACCGGACCCTGGTGCGGGGCCGCGCGGTCACCCTGGGCCAGTTCAAGGAGCTGCTGACCAAGAAGGGCAACTACAG GTTCTACTTCAAGAAAGTGAGCGACGAGTTCGAGTGCGGCGTGGTGTTCGAAGAGGTGCGTGAGGACACGGCTGTGCTGCCCGTCTTCGAGGAGAAGATCATCGGCAAGGTGGAGAAGGTGGACTGA